One region of Priestia megaterium genomic DNA includes:
- a CDS encoding DUF2254 domain-containing protein, whose protein sequence is MSIKLQQNRIKANFWITPSMYGIVAFVLATISTFLDRYLTAHKQWLKLVPSVFLTDKELAHTILSSVSNSLLTMTTITFSSVLVVLTTFVGQFSPRTIQNFNTDAKTQRVLGTFIGGYVYVLVVLIQVRSNQVSNTFIVPSLAIVVAFICLGMFVFLIHHVINWIKVGNLISNIAKKTMLTIEERRLEQQKHPESKNEIQVDFDSENTLQIKSNRQGYIQYIELNHLTALASKLNVIVKLEKAPGEYVEADTPLLTVITHNQSLEREKFLHCLFITNDQESIQDVKLGIQKLSEIALRAISPAINDPETAINCIEQLTQVFIKLGQSYSSSPYYCDEEGRIRVLLEKPSFTDYLYKAFYQIRHYGKEDVSVMSAVIKALTVIAETNRSAIKNDVWVFSSYIVEGLQKEEWLKMDKEFLNQLLKNLAKACEKKCESMLIE, encoded by the coding sequence ATGTCAATAAAGCTACAGCAAAATCGAATAAAAGCTAATTTTTGGATTACTCCTTCTATGTACGGAATTGTTGCTTTTGTTTTAGCCACTATTAGTACATTTTTAGATCGATATTTGACAGCTCACAAACAGTGGTTAAAGTTAGTTCCTTCCGTGTTTCTAACGGATAAAGAGCTTGCTCATACTATTTTAAGTTCAGTATCAAATTCCTTATTAACGATGACGACAATTACGTTTTCTTCTGTGTTAGTGGTACTGACTACGTTTGTAGGTCAGTTTTCTCCTAGAACGATTCAGAACTTTAATACAGATGCCAAAACTCAGCGCGTGCTTGGCACTTTTATCGGTGGATACGTATACGTGCTTGTAGTGCTCATTCAAGTTCGCAGCAACCAAGTCAGCAATACTTTTATTGTTCCTTCATTAGCCATCGTGGTAGCATTCATTTGCTTAGGGATGTTTGTGTTTTTGATTCACCACGTCATCAACTGGATTAAAGTCGGAAATTTAATTTCAAACATTGCCAAAAAAACGATGCTTACCATTGAAGAGAGACGGCTAGAACAACAAAAGCACCCCGAATCAAAGAATGAAATACAGGTTGATTTTGATAGTGAAAACACACTGCAAATTAAAAGTAACAGACAAGGATATATTCAATATATCGAACTCAACCATTTAACAGCACTAGCATCTAAATTAAATGTCATTGTTAAACTCGAAAAAGCACCCGGAGAGTATGTAGAAGCAGACACACCGTTATTAACTGTAATCACTCACAATCAATCGTTAGAACGTGAAAAATTTCTTCATTGCTTGTTTATTACAAATGACCAAGAATCAATCCAAGACGTAAAATTAGGTATTCAAAAACTAAGTGAAATTGCATTAAGAGCTATTTCACCAGCTATTAATGACCCTGAAACAGCTATTAACTGCATTGAACAGCTCACGCAAGTGTTTATCAAACTCGGACAAAGCTATTCTTCCTCTCCTTATTATTGCGATGAAGAAGGACGTATTCGAGTGCTGCTAGAAAAACCTTCTTTTACGGATTATTTGTACAAAGCGTTCTATCAAATTCGCCATTATGGAAAAGAAGATGTTTCCGTGATGTCTGCTGTCATTAAGGCATTAACTGTAATCGCTGAAACAAATCGCTCTGCCATCAAAAACGACGTGTGGGTTTTTTCTTCCTATATCGTAGAAGGACTGCAAAAGGAAGAGTGGCTTAAAATGGACAAAGAGTTTCTTAATCAGCTTCTCAAAAACCTTGCAAAAGCTTGTGAAAAAAAATGCGAGTCTATGTTGATAGAATAA
- a CDS encoding shikimate kinase, translated as MQSASCKKIHIVGSVGSGKTTLARLLSHRLEVPHYELDNIMWERTHEGDKRRSEADRKKCLHHIAASQG; from the coding sequence ATTCAAAGCGCTTCATGTAAAAAAATACATATCGTTGGATCCGTTGGAAGTGGAAAAACGACTCTAGCCCGTTTGTTATCCCATAGATTAGAAGTTCCTCACTACGAACTTGATAATATTATGTGGGAACGAACACATGAAGGAGATAAAAGAAGAAGTGAAGCGGATAGAAAAAAGTGTTTACATCATATTGCAGCTTCACAAGGATGA